In Scylla paramamosain isolate STU-SP2022 chromosome 1, ASM3559412v1, whole genome shotgun sequence, one DNA window encodes the following:
- the LOC135094702 gene encoding mucin-2-like gives MIVGCLASASGAQDEHPRVQEALAGLMRHIEREKLLLQELERQQELTAQAKAQRRQLHKVKMEKQMLLQEEVQQLEAELALQQQRASEAQAQAPSRLRFLRAEIQQAAELRRQEAKEANKATRRLCEALTEGRGDMRQLCRGAHLGMSPELAQVLHWLEQQQDDRADRKHHSISWPLVKLAAFLHLALIHHLQKQNKTSATTSQHNTTHPPPPPNTTQHICHHLPTQHNTSPTTSQHNTILLPPPPNTAQHILHRLPTQHNITHYPLPPNTTQHNTSSTTFQHNTTQHNTSATTSQHNTTQHICHHLQTQHNTTHLPPLPNITQHNTSATTCQHNITHLPPPPNTTQHICHHLPTKHNTSATISLQNTTHLPPPPNTTHLPPPSNTTKHIYHQLPSQHNTSATTFQHNTTKHIYHQLPTQHNTSATTSQRNTKHQPPPSNTTQNICHHLPTQHNTSGTTSLLPTQHNIHICHHLPTQHNTSATTFQHNTKHLPPPPNTTQHICHHLPTQNKTSGTTFQHNTTHLPPLPNTTQHICHHLPTQHNTSATTSQHNTKHPPPPPNTTQHMNHHLPTQHNTEATTSQHNTAQHICHHLPTQHNTSATTSQHNITDLPPPPNTTQHISHHLPTQHNTSTTTSEHSTTYPPPPPNTTQHNTLPTTSKHNTTQHICHQLPTQRNTSATTFQHNTKHLPPPPNTTHLPPPPNTTQHNSSATTS, from the exons ATGATCGTGGGGTGCCTGGCGTCAGCGTCCGGGGCCCAGGACGAGCACCCCAGGGTGCAGGAGGCCTTGGCGGGCCTGATGCGCCACATAGAGCGGGAGAAGCTCCTCTTACAAGAGCTGGAGCGCCAGCAGGAGTTGACCGCTCAGGCAAAGGCGCAGCGCAGGCAACTCCATAAAGTGAAGATGGAGAAACAAATGCTGCTGCAGGAGGAAGTGCAGCAGCTGGAGGCTGAGCTTGCCCTGCAGCAGCAGCGGGCAAGCGAGGCCCAAGCACAGGCACCCTCCAGGCTGCGCTTTCTGAGAGCAGAAATCCAACAGGCGGCGGAGCTCAGGCGGCAGGAAGCCAAGGAGGCGAACAAGGCGACCCGCCGCCTGTGCGAGGCACTGACAGAGGGCCGAGGGGACATGCGTCAGCTGTGCCGCGGCGCACACCTGGGCATGTCCCCAGAGCTGGCCCAGGTGCTTCACTGGCTGGAGCAGCAACAGGATGACAGGGCTGACAGGAAGCACCACAGCATATCCTGGCCGCTCGTCAAGCTGGCTGCTTT TCTTCACTTGGCGCTCATCCACCACCttcaaaaacagaataaaacatctgccaccacctcccaacacaacacaacacatccgccaccacctcccaacacaacacaacacatctgccaccaccttccaacacaacacaacacatctcccaccacctcccaacacaacacaatacttctaccaccacctccgaacacagcacaacatatcctccaccgcctcccaacacaacacaacataacacattaCCCACTACctccaaacacaacacagcacaacacatcctccaccaccttccaacacaacacaacacaacaca acacatctgccaccacctcccaacacaacacaacacagcacataTGCCACCAcctccaaacacaacacaacacaacacatctgcCACCACTTCCCAACataacgcaacacaacacatctgccaccacctgccaacacaacataacacatctgccaccacctcccaacacaacacagcacatctgccaccacctccctacaaaacacaacacatctgcCACCATCTCcctacaaaacacaacacatctgccaccacctcccaacacaacacatctgccaccaccttccaacacaacaaaacacatctACCACCAGCTcccatcacaacacaacacatctgccaccaccttccaacacaacacaacaaaacacatctACCACCAgctcccaacacaacacaacacatctgccaccacctccCAACGCAACACAAAACATCAGCCACCACcttccaacacaacacaaaacatctgccaccacctcccaacacaacacaacacatctggcaccacctccctcctcccaacacaacacaacatacatatctgccaccacctcccaacacaacacaacacatcagcCACCACcttccaacacaacacaaaacatctgccaccacctcccaacacaacacagcacatctgccaccacctcccaacacaaaacaaaacatcaggCACCACCTtccaacacaatacaacacatctgccaccacttcccaacacaacacaacacatctgccaccacctccctacacaacacaacacatctgccaccacctcccaacacaacacaaaacatccgccaccacctcccaacacaacgcaacacatgaaccaccacctcccaacacaacacaacacagaagccaccacctcccaacataacacagcacaacacatctgccaccacctcccaacacaacacaacacatccgccaccacctcccaacACAACATAACAGATCTGCCACCACCTccgaacacaacacaacacatctcccaccacctcccaacacaacacaatacatctaccaccacctccgaacacagcacaacatatcctccaccgcctcccaacacaacacaacacaacacattacccaccacctccaaacacaacacaacacaacacatctgcCACCAGCTcccaacacaacgcaacacatcAGCCACCACcttccaacacaacacaaaacatctgccaccacctcccaacacaacacatctgccaccacctcccaacacaacacagcacaactcatctgccaccacctcctaa